A stretch of the Lolium perenne isolate Kyuss_39 chromosome 3, Kyuss_2.0, whole genome shotgun sequence genome encodes the following:
- the LOC139838109 gene encoding uncharacterized protein — protein sequence MAQLLRLMMEDREAARAERQANLATLQHLAQLATGNANNNNGGNGNGDHRSKLKDFQSTNPPVFAKCTEPLDADDWLRTIENNLEVAGVCDDEKVLFATHFLSRPARSWWENVKAIQAEGHVINWEEFKAKFRKTHIPSGLIKLMKDKFMNLRQGSMSVVEYMDKFTTLSRYAPEDTDTEEKKKDRFLNGLHDEMQSILVAVPYLDLESLVDASIMVESKRKNAFENRKRKAMLQQGSSSTQRPRSFPPPRPAPQPQRAPPPAPGPNNPNRNFNPQRSGGSNYNPNYNRQNNIVRPVTNGCYTCGQPGHFSKECPNKMNTAQRPNAPKPNQGQARTAAGRNQNQKKPAGPARGHLNHVNAEEAQEAPDIVLGTFPVNSVPSIILFDSGASHSFVTKSFARKSGLRPTIMRRPMLVQIPGTSTKTDLSCKDVPIDIQGKRFHANLIVLGEQGLEVILGMDWMVKYKGHIDYARRAITMTAEDGEIIEHIATMPSSKAYARRVSPVQPCMKYPLLVSILKFSQMNYPLLKKDKKFEWTDKCEASFQELKKRLVTAPVLPMPDITKDFDVYCDASKLGLGSVLMQEGKRELNMRQSRWMELIKDYDLGIHYHPGKANVVADALSREPCSLNALIKIAQPRLYEELEEFGLELVSHGFLANLELQPTLFHQIKEAQVGHESIEGTKRRMDREEVPGFTIDAKGVLCDQLDYSNPSKSLSGNGKKSEWTSLHDCLNLSVVTTPSGLL from the exons ATGGCGCAACTTCTGCGCCTTATGATGGAAGACCGTGAGGCAGCCCGTGCAGAGCGCCAAGCTAACCTTGCTACCCTTCAGCACCTCGCTCAGCTTGCTACTGGAAACGCCAACAACAATAATGGCGGGAACGGGAATGGCGACCACCGCTCTAAACTGAAGGATTTCCAGAGCACCAACCCTCCTGTTTTCGCCAAGTGCACTGAACCTCTCGACGCtgatgattggcttcgcaccattgagaacaacctggaggtcgccggagttTGCGATGATGAGAAGGTGCTATTTGCCACTCACTTTCTTTCTAGACCTGCACGCTCTTGGTGGGAAAATGTCAAGGCTATTCAAGCTGAGGGACACGTCATCAACTGGGAAGAATTCAAGGCCAAGTTTCGCAAGACCCACATTCCATCGGGACTGATCAAGCTCATGAAGGACAAGTTCATGAATCTAAGGCAAGGAAGCATGTCTGTTGTGGAATACATGGACAAGTTCACCACACTGTCCAGGTATGCTCCAGAAGACACCGACactgaagagaagaagaaggaccgCTTTCTGAATGgtttgcatgacgagatgcagagtATCTTGGTGGCTGTTCCATACCTAGACCTTGAGTCGCTGGTAGATGCCTCTATCATGGTTGAGAGCAAGCGCAAGAATGCgtttgagaaccgcaagcgcaaggCGATGCTGCAGCAAGGCAGCTCCAGCACTCAGCGACCCCGCAGTTTCCCTCCGCCCAGACCAGCGCCCCAGCCACAGAGGGCACCACCCCCTGCACCtggccccaacaaccccaaccgcAACTTCAACCCTCAGCGTTCTGGAGGAAGCAACTACAATCCCAACTACAACCGCCAGAACAACATTGTCCGCCCCGTCACCAATGGATGCTACACCTGCGGACAGCCGGGTCATTTCTCCAAGGAGTGTCCCAACAAGATGAACACTGCTCAGCGCCCCAATGCGCCCAAGCCCAATCAGGGTCAAGCCCGTACTGCCGCCGGAAGGAACCAGAACCAGAAGAAACCAGCTGGACCAGCTAGGGGACACCTCAACCACGTCAACgctgaagaagctcaggaagctccGGATATCGTTCTGGGTACGTTTCCCGTCAACTCAGTACCCTCCATCatcttgtttgattccggagcatcgcactcGTTTGTTACTAAGTCGTTCGCTAGAAAAAGTGGCTTAAGGCCTACCATCATGAGACGGCCTATGCTAGTTCAAATTCCGGGAACCTCCACCAAAACGGATCTATCCTGCAAGGATGTTCCTATAGATATTCAGGGGAAGCGTTTTCACGCCAATCTGATAGTATTGGGTGAGCAAGGTCTGGAAGTTATTCTTGGCATGGATTGGATGGTCAAGTATAAGGGTCATATCGACTATGCTCGccgagccataaccatgactgctGAAGACGGCGAGATAATTGAACATATAGCCACCATGCCATCATCGAAGGCCTATGCAAGAAGAGTGTCGCCAGTCCAGCCCTGCATGAAGTACCCGTTGCTTGTGAGTATCCTGAAGTTTTCCCAGATGaattacccg CtgttgaagaaggataagaagttcgAGTGGACCGATAAATGTGAGGCCAGTTTTCAGGAACTCAAGAAGAGATTAGTCACAGCCCCCGTCTTGCCCATGCCCGATATCACCAAGGATTTCGATGTGTACTGCGATGCATCAAAACTTGGTTTGGGAAGTGTGCTGATGCAGGAAGGCAAG cgggagctgaacatgaggcaaagcAGATGGATGGAGCTCATCAAGGATTACGACCTCGGCATTCATTATCACCCCGGTAAGGCCAACGTCGTAGCCGATGCCCTTAGTCGAGAGCCGTGTTCGCTGAACGCCCTGATCAAGATTGCTCAACCCAGGCTGTATGAAGAACTTGAGGAGTTCGGCCTCGAGTTGGTTAGCCACGGTTTCCTGGCAAATCTTGAGCTGCAGCCTACCCTATTTCatcagatcaaagaagctcaggTGGGACATGAAAGTATTGAAGGAACCAAGCGTAGAATGGATAGGGAGGAAGTACCTGGTTTCACGATTGATGCCAAAGGAGTTTTGTG CGACCAGCTGGACTACTCCAACCCCTCAAAgtccctgagtggaaatgggaagaagtCGGAATGGACTTCATTACACGACTGCCTAAATCTCAGCGTGGTCACGACTCCATCTGGGTTATTGTAG